The DNA window GCTTTAGCCCCCCTCTTTTCAATCTCTCCACGTACCATCGCTAAACGTTTCCTAAACGTTTGAATTGATGGCAAAATGACACCAAAAATATAATTGAGGAAACTTAAAATTTAAATACATTGTTTTGGGATTTATCATCCACCCATATTAACAGATTCTGGGGAGCTGCGACCCAATTGGTGGCGGAACAACTCTACTCCCACCAATTACGGTTTCCATAACAACATACCCCTTAGGGCTACTCCTAACTTCACCAATTATGCTTGCAGATTCACACCCTTTAAATCTCCTTATCCTATTTAGGATGTCATCTGCATATGCTGGATCCACACTTAAAACAGCTCTACCCTCACAGGCTAAGTATAGGGGGTCTAAACCCATCATCTCACATACGGCTTTAACCTCAGATCTAATTGGTATCTTGGATTCATCGATCCATATACCAACATTACATTTACTTGCCCAAACATTTAAAGCCTCAGCTAAACCCCCCCTCGTGGGATCTTTAGCGGCATGAACACCTCCAACTTCAAGTGCAGCTTCCATCACATTATATATTGCAGCAACATCAGATTTGATTTCCCCAATAAATGATAACCCTTCCCTAACAGACATTAAGGCAATTTCATGTTCACCAATACTACCAGTAACAATTATCTTATCCCCACACTTAACGCCACGATCAGTTATAATTTTACCCCTTGGCACTATTCCAATTCCACTCATTCCAATAACTATTTTATCCAACTTACCCTTAGGTATAACTTTAAAATCTCCCCCCACAATGGCAACATTATTTTCCTCAGCCGTCTTAATCATCGAGTTAACAATTAGTTCAAGATCCTTCATTGGAAACCCCTCTTCAACAATTATATTATCCATTATGGCAAGGGGCTTAGCACCCATAACAGCAAGATCGTTAATTGTACCACATACAGCTAAAACACCAATATCCCCACCTGGGAAGAATATTGGATCAACAGTGTAACCATCTGATGTCATAACCAGTTCAAAATCACCTATGGGGATTGATGCACCATCATCAAAATCCCTCAACCCCACACCCCCAAAAACATTATGAAGCTTAACTCTATTAACAAAAAGCTTATCAATGAGCTTATCAGTCAGTTGCCCACCACTACCATGGAAAAGCTTTACAAACTCATCAGACATAATCGTGAACCAAAACATAATACTTAAAAGTATGAGATAAAAATATCGTGATGGCACAGTGAGGGTGAAATAATTGAGCTACTACCAAGGGAATGACCTTAAAAAACCATCAGGAGGAAGAAAGAGGCCTTATAGGGAAAAGAGGAAATATGAATTGGGGAGACCTCCCACAAACACCATTCTCAGCGAAAATGATGAGAGAGTGAAAATTAGAGTTCGTGGTGGAAACATAAAAGTGAGGGAGAAGAAGGCTGCCTACGCAAATGTGGCAATAACTGATGAAAGTGGGAGAAAGGTGGTCAAGGTGAAGATTACACGAGTAAAGAGCAACCCAGCAAATCCAGAATACGCAAGAAGAGGGATAATAACGAAAGGGGCAATTATAGAGACACCAATAGGAGAAGCAAAAGTTACCTCAAGACCAGGTCAACATGGAGTTATAAATGCAGTATTAATCAAAAAGATAAGCTAAAAACAGTAATGAGTAATAAGGAAGACAAACATCCTATAATAGATAGCCTTCAAAATATAAATTTATGAGGAAATAATGAAATTAAGGTGATAAACATTAATGGAGCTAATGCATATACAGGTAAGGAAACTGTGAAAAGAAGGAAGAGTATAATATGGCCAGCATACATAGATGCAACATTAACCAGAAAATATGGGAGGAGGATTCCAAAGGACATGGCAGTACCAAACCCAACAATAGAGGAAATGGAGGCAGCAGCAAAGGAGCTGAAAATGAAGTACACCGTGGAAAAGGGTAAAAAATATCCAAAAACGTGGTTTAAGTCTGAAGGAAGAATAATAATAGAGGAAACGGGGAGGAAGACGGAGATTATTAAGAAATTGGCATTAACAATAAGTAAAATGAGAATTGAAAAACAAAGAATTAAAGAATCTGAGAAAAGCAAAGGTAAAAAAGCGGATTAGAATTAGTAAATGAAGCTTTTTGCTTAAAATCACAATAAACTTATAAGTTTATTCAACAGTAAGAATTATGTTGAAGTGGAGATGATCCCTTGACGCATGCAGGTAAAATCCTGCATAAAGTGAATGAAAGGCTAATTCTAGCGAGAGCAAAAAAAGCTCCAAAAACAGATTCAAAGGTATATGATGCTGATGGGAAAATCATTGGAAGCGTATACGAAGTATTTGGACCAGTAAAAAACCCATACATCCTAATAAAGGTATCAAATGAAAAGTCAACCCCCAAAATAAAGGGGGATAAAGTATACTTCGAAGAGTAGGAGGAAGATTAATGGGGGAGCCGGATAAAACCGTAAAAATATGTCCAGAATGCGGGAGCACAAATCTAATTAGAGATGAAGAAAGAGCTGAAATAACATGTCTAAATTGTGGATTAGTAATAAGTGAAAGGATGATGGATCCAGGACCTGAATGGAGAGCATTCAATCCGGAGCAAAAGGAGAAGAGAACCCGTGTGGGGGCACCACTCACATTAACAATACATGATAAAGGATTATCAACTATAATTGATTGGAGGGATAAAGACAGCTATGGTAAAGACCTAACACCAAAAAGGAGGGCACAAGTATATAGATTGAGGAAATGGCAGAGGAGAATTAGAATATCAGATGCCACGGAAAGAAACCTCGCATTCGCATTACAAGAAATAGAGAGGATAACATCCCAACTTGGACTGCCAAAAAGCATACATGAAGAAGCTGCACTAATATATAGGAGAGCTGTGGAAGAAAAACTCGTTAGAGGTAGATCGGTGGAAAGCATGGCTGCAGCAGCCATATACGCTGCTTGCAGAAAATATGGTGTACCAAGAACTCTTGATGAAATAACGAAAGTCGCTAGGGTAAATAAGAAGGATATAGGGAGAAGCTATAGATTCATGGCTAGAGAACTCATAAAGAAGGTAAACCCAACAAACCCCGTCGAATACATACCAAGACTTGCAACACAACTAGGACTTGTGGGGGACGTACAAATACATGCAAAGAGAATAGTGGATATAGCGAAGAACAATGGATTAACATCAGGCAGAGGCCCCATAGGAGTTGCTGCAGCAGCAATATACATAGCAAGCGTGATATTAAATGAAAAGAAAACGCAAAGAGAAATAGCAAACGTAGCAGGAGTCACTGAAGTAACAATTAGGAATAGATATAAAGAATTGGCTGAGAAAATAGCCATAGACATACCACTTTAAACCACGAAACACAATTCATTTACAATTTAAAATATAAATTAGTTTGAATTATCATAATATTAACTGAAAATTATTGGAGTAGATGATATAAAATGCCTAAAGCAGTAAAACTCAGCGAACTGGAGAAGAAGGCCATAGAAATAATCATTAAGAGAGGGGAAAATGGGATAATGCAAAGCGAATTATGGAAAATCCTTGGAACAGATAGTAGAGAGGGGTCGAGAATAGCTATCAGACTGGAAAAGAAGGGATTTGTGACTAGAGAACCAATAATACATGAAGGAAAACATACATATATACTTAAAATCGTTAAAAAGGAGCCTAAGAAGATATCAATATCAAGTGTAAAAGGGATACCATGCTTCACATGCCCAATAATAACGAAGTGCGGTCAAGGAGGCGAAGTAAATCCAATTACATGTCAAAAAATGACGGATTGGATTATAAGTCAGGTGGAGGGAATGGAGGAAATTGAAGGGGGGACACCACAATAGAATGGATTACTACTATCGAAAAGCAAAAGCCGAAGGTTATAGATCTAGGGCAGCATACAAATTGAAGGAGATAAATGAGAAATATAATGTCATTAGGAGAGGAAACATAGTTGTAGACTTGGGAGCTGCACCTGGAGGATGGATACAAGTTTCAAGAGAAATTGTAGGGGATGATGGGCTAGTGATAGGTGTAGATATAAATGAAATAGAGAAGTTCCCATGGAGTAATGTCATAACAATACAAGCAGACATAACAGATGAAAAGATAGTGGAGATTATAAGGAGCGTAATCCCTAATGGGCGCATGGTAGACGTGGTACTATCAGATGCAGCCCCAAAAATTTCTGGAATATGGGATACTGATCATGCAAGACAAATATTCATAGCAGAAAATGCATTAAAAATAGCTAAAGAATTACTGAAACCAGATGGAAGATGTGTAATAAAGGTTTTTCAAGGCCCTCTATTAAACGATTTCATAAATAAAGTTAAAGGAGAATTCGTAGAGGTTAAAATATTCAAGCCAAGCGCTTCGAGGAAGGAGAGTTCAGAAGTATATGTGATAGCTAAGAGGAGGAAGATTTCACTAAGTCAAAAATGATCTTTGAAGGAGCATTCGTCCTAATCCCCTTAGCATGGAAGTGGGTTCTAGAAGCGAAGAAACCCATGGATTTAAGTTCTTCTAAAATATCATCGACACTTGGGGAAGAGGTTTTAAGGATTTTTGAAATTTCATCCAAAACATAGAATGTTGGAGGCCCCCTACATTCATCAAGTATAATGTCCAAGAAACGGGTTAAATCGGGGGTGCTAGCATGCTTCCTTAACTCCACTATGAATTCTGGATTGAAGAGTGGGCCTACCCAAAGGGGGCCTGAGAAGTGGAGTTTGGAATTACAATTTGGACATTCACGTACATCAGGGGGCAGTATGCCATTCACAACAAATCTATGGAGACACTTATCGCAAAAGGATATGTAGCCAAGTTTCGACATAGACTCATTCGCGAGATCTACACTAAAATTGAAGCGTGCAAATATCCTTATGTAATGCGCCCTAGAATAGCAGAGTAATGGGGTGCATGAGAAATCATATGTGGAAACATTTCTCGAAATGTATCCAAGCAATATTCTAACAGCAATCTCCTGTGAGAAACTGGATTCAATGGGTATGGATCCATACCTCCTCAAACATGTGGTGGGATATTTGCCAAACAATACTGGAACATCAGTGGCAGTGATGCACATAAGCCCACCATCCTTTAATGAGGCTATGGCAGGCTGAATAAACTTCGATGGAGAGCCGAAGGGGTCTATATCAATCACATGGAATCTCCTATTAAAACTGCTATTCATGAAAAACATCCTTCTCGCATCTAAACAGGATACTATCACAGATGGTTTAATCGAGTTAAGGAGTATATTTTTATGAATTAATTCAACAGCCAATGGATTCCAATCATTAAACCACACCAGATCAACCCCATCCACTTCAAGACCATATCTTATACCACGAACACCAGTACCTGAGAAAGCATCACAAATCCTAAGATTCTCAGAGACGAAACTTCTAAATTGATTCACAACTAATACTGATAAACTTCTATCAAAAGCCATCCTTGGATTGTAAAATACTGGGGCATGTGATGGCTCATCATCGCCAACGTAATGGCCATAATAATCCATGTCTGGAACATAAAGTTTAGCTTTCCCCTCACATATCACCTTAAGCTTCAGATCATCAGGTAAAGTCAATCTACATCCCTCCAACCAAAAGGTTAAATATCTTATTTGGAAGCAACATTCTATTCTCAAAGGTTACTGTGAAAACTTTATAATCAACTTTTATTAGATCCCTTAAATTGTTAACCACTTTCCAGTGGACAACCATGAGAATTGGCTTATTAATTTTGGGAATTGAAGATAGGAAATTCAACACCACATTACTCTTCAATTCCATAGGGCCAACCTCATCAAAAACAATTACATCGGCATCCGTCAAAGCAGAGTTTAATGCATCAATTAAAACATCCTCAAAGGATTTCAACTGCACATAATACTTGCCAACCATAACTGGGGAGGGAATATTTACATGAGCCAATAATCCACTCTTACCACTCATCAAATCCAAAACTTTAAATCCAACTCTAACTCCCCCCTCCCTAATCTCGGGACAAATAACTCCACCAACCCTTAACCCCCTCCCCCTCAACAAATCTATAACCTTAAGGCAAACAGTAGACTTACCCACACCAGGCCTCCCAGTTACAACAATAATCATAAACTTAACCTGTAAAACTTTATTAAATAAACCTAGATAAGTTTAAGTTCGAGATTAATGTTATGTTGATAGCTGGAGTAGATGAGGCAGGAAGAGGCCCAATAATAGGACCAATGGTAATAGCTGGAATAATGATTAGAGATGAAGACCAAAACAAACTTGTGGAAATAGGAGTTAGGGATTCCAAAATGCTTACAAGGGAGAGAAGGCAAAAACTATATTACAAAATCTTAGAGTTAAGTGTTAATTGGACATACCAGATATTAACACCCATGGAAATAGATCAAGCAGTACAATATAAGAGGAGGACAGGGATAGGAGTACTAAACAAACTGGAAGCTGAGATTATGGCTAAGATAATAAATGAGTTGAAACCAGACGTAGCATATGTTGATAGTGCAGATGTAGATGAAGAAAGATTTAGAAGGATGATCATGGCAAAATTAACCCATAAAATTGAAGTGATATCAAAACATAAAGCAGACCAAACATACCCAGTAGTCTCAGCGGCTTCAATAATAGCGAAGGTGAAGAGGGATTCAATAATAGATGAAATAAAGAGGGTTTATGGGGATGTAGGCTCAGGATACCCAAGCGACCCAAAGACAATACTATTCATAAAGAAGTGTCTGGAAAGGGGGGAACTGCCCGACTTCATAAGGAGAAGCTGGTCCACCCTTGATAGGGTTAGAAGGGAAATATAGATTATAACTTCACTTCATCCTCAGCAGAGGAGGAGCCTACTTCACCAAACGATATAATCACACAACTAGGAATAGTCATCTTCAATTTAAACATATGAGGTTTGTAAATTCTAAGTGGAAGTGAAACTTTATCAATAGATACATTTTCACCCATAACCCTTAAAACTGTGAATGCCTCAACCACCCCGCCCACAAGCTCATAG is part of the Candidatus Methanomethylicota archaeon genome and encodes:
- the hypE gene encoding hydrogenase expression/formation protein HypE, whose protein sequence is MSDEFVKLFHGSGGQLTDKLIDKLFVNRVKLHNVFGGVGLRDFDDGASIPIGDFELVMTSDGYTVDPIFFPGGDIGVLAVCGTINDLAVMGAKPLAIMDNIIVEEGFPMKDLELIVNSMIKTAEENNVAIVGGDFKVIPKGKLDKIVIGMSGIGIVPRGKIITDRGVKCGDKIIVTGSIGEHEIALMSVREGLSFIGEIKSDVAAIYNVMEAALEVGGVHAAKDPTRGGLAEALNVWASKCNVGIWIDESKIPIRSEVKAVCEMMGLDPLYLACEGRAVLSVDPAYADDILNRIRRFKGCESASIIGEVRSSPKGYVVMETVIGGSRVVPPPIGSQLPRIC
- a CDS encoding 30S ribosomal protein S8e, yielding MSYYQGNDLKKPSGGRKRPYREKRKYELGRPPTNTILSENDERVKIRVRGGNIKVREKKAAYANVAITDESGRKVVKVKITRVKSNPANPEYARRGIITKGAIIETPIGEAKVTSRPGQHGVINAVLIKKIS
- a CDS encoding signal recognition particle protein Srp19, whose amino-acid sequence is MININGANAYTGKETVKRRKSIIWPAYIDATLTRKYGRRIPKDMAVPNPTIEEMEAAAKELKMKYTVEKGKKYPKTWFKSEGRIIIEETGRKTEIIKKLALTISKMRIEKQRIKESEKSKGKKAD
- a CDS encoding Gar1/Naf1 family protein, which encodes MTHAGKILHKVNERLILARAKKAPKTDSKVYDADGKIIGSVYEVFGPVKNPYILIKVSNEKSTPKIKGDKVYFEE
- a CDS encoding transcription initiation factor IIB; its protein translation is MGEPDKTVKICPECGSTNLIRDEERAEITCLNCGLVISERMMDPGPEWRAFNPEQKEKRTRVGAPLTLTIHDKGLSTIIDWRDKDSYGKDLTPKRRAQVYRLRKWQRRIRISDATERNLAFALQEIERITSQLGLPKSIHEEAALIYRRAVEEKLVRGRSVESMAAAAIYAACRKYGVPRTLDEITKVARVNKKDIGRSYRFMARELIKKVNPTNPVEYIPRLATQLGLVGDVQIHAKRIVDIAKNNGLTSGRGPIGVAAAAIYIASVILNEKKTQREIANVAGVTEVTIRNRYKELAEKIAIDIPL
- a CDS encoding RlmE family RNA methyltransferase produces the protein MDYYYRKAKAEGYRSRAAYKLKEINEKYNVIRRGNIVVDLGAAPGGWIQVSREIVGDDGLVIGVDINEIEKFPWSNVITIQADITDEKIVEIIRSVIPNGRMVDVVLSDAAPKISGIWDTDHARQIFIAENALKIAKELLKPDGRCVIKVFQGPLLNDFINKVKGEFVEVKIFKPSASRKESSEVYVIAKRRKISLSQK
- a CDS encoding tRNA (guanine(10)-N(2))-dimethyltransferase gives rise to the protein MTLPDDLKLKVICEGKAKLYVPDMDYYGHYVGDDEPSHAPVFYNPRMAFDRSLSVLVVNQFRSFVSENLRICDAFSGTGVRGIRYGLEVDGVDLVWFNDWNPLAVELIHKNILLNSIKPSVIVSCLDARRMFFMNSSFNRRFHVIDIDPFGSPSKFIQPAIASLKDGGLMCITATDVPVLFGKYPTTCLRRYGSIPIESSFSQEIAVRILLGYISRNVSTYDFSCTPLLCYSRAHYIRIFARFNFSVDLANESMSKLGYISFCDKCLHRFVVNGILPPDVRECPNCNSKLHFSGPLWVGPLFNPEFIVELRKHASTPDLTRFLDIILDECRGPPTFYVLDEISKILKTSSPSVDDILEELKSMGFFASRTHFHAKGIRTNAPSKIIFDLVKSSSS
- a CDS encoding NTPase, which codes for MIIVVTGRPGVGKSTVCLKVIDLLRGRGLRVGGVICPEIREGGVRVGFKVLDLMSGKSGLLAHVNIPSPVMVGKYYVQLKSFEDVLIDALNSALTDADVIVFDEVGPMELKSNVVLNFLSSIPKINKPILMVVHWKVVNNLRDLIKVDYKVFTVTFENRMLLPNKIFNLLVGGM
- the rnhB gene encoding ribonuclease HII yields the protein MLIAGVDEAGRGPIIGPMVIAGIMIRDEDQNKLVEIGVRDSKMLTRERRQKLYYKILELSVNWTYQILTPMEIDQAVQYKRRTGIGVLNKLEAEIMAKIINELKPDVAYVDSADVDEERFRRMIMAKLTHKIEVISKHKADQTYPVVSAASIIAKVKRDSIIDEIKRVYGDVGSGYPSDPKTILFIKKCLERGELPDFIRRSWSTLDRVRREI